GCGCCGGTCGGCCAGAACATCCGCGACTACCTCGGCTTGAACGATCTCAAGTTCACCATCAAGCTGACTCCGAACAAGGCCGATTGCCTGTCCGTGCTGGGCGTGGCGCGTGAAGTGTCGGCGCTCACCGGCTCGCCCTTGAACCTGCCGGCCTTCCGTCCGGTGCCGGTCACCACCGACGAGACACTGCCGGTGAAAATCTCGGCGCCGGACCTGTGCGGCCGCTTCACCGGCCGCGTGATCCGCGGCCTGAACGCGCGCGCCGCCACCCCGGAATGGATGAAGCGCCGCCTGGAGCGTTCCGGCCAGCGTTCGCTGTCGGCGCTGGTCGACATCTCCAACTACGTGATGCTGGAAGTCGGCCGCCCGTCGCACGTGTTCGACCTGGACAAGATCCACGGTTCGCTGGACGTGCGCTGGGGCCGCAAGGGCGAGTCGCTCAAGCTGCTGAACGGTAATACCGTCGAGGTCGACGAATGGATCGGCGTGATCGCCGACGACCGGGAAATCGAGTCGCTGGCCGGCATCATGGGCGGCGACGCCACCGCCGTGTCGCTGGACACCGCCGACATCTACCTGGAAGCAGCGTTCTGGTGGCCGAACGCCATCCAGGGCCGCGCGCGCCGCTACAACTTCTCGACCGACGCCGCGCACCGCTTCGAGCGCGGCGTCGACTACGCGACCACGATCGAGCACATCGAGCGCCTCACCGCGCTAATCGTCGAGATCTGCGGCACCGGCGAGACGCAGGTCGGCCCGATCGACGACCAAGTCGCCAACCTGCCGCAGCGCAAGCAGGTGGCCTTGCGCACCGCGCGCGCCGCCAAGGTGATCGGCGTGCCGCTCACCGACGACCAGGTGGCCGACATCTTCACGCGCCTGAACCTGTCCTTCACGCGCGAGCCGGGAGCGTTCCTCGTCACGGCGCCGTCGTACCGCTTCGACATCGAGATCGAGGAAGACCTGATCGAGGAAGTGGCGCGCGTGTACGGCTTCGAGAACATCCCGGCGCTGCCGCCGACCGCGCCCAGTGCCATGCTGGTCGAGCCGGAAGACACGCGCTCGCTGTTCGCGATCCGCCACCAGCTGGCCGACCTGGGCTACCAGGAAGTGGTCAACATGAGCTTCGTGGAGCAGGGCTGGGAAGCGGACTTCGCCGCGAATGCCGACCCGATCCGCCTGCAGAACCCGATCGCCAGCCAGTTGAGCGTGATGCGTTCGTCGCTGGTGGGCAGCCTGGTGGCCAACGTGCGCTACAACCTGAACCGCAAGGCCGGCCGGGTGCGCGTGTTCGAGGTCGGCGCCGTGTTCCTGCGCAACGCCCAGGCCGTCGACGGCGCGCTGAGCGTGGCCGGTTTCGACCAGCCCAAGCGGGTGGCGGCGATCGCCTACGGTGCGGCGCTGGACGAACAGTGGGGCGACAAGGCGCGCGCGGTCGACTTCTTCGACGTCAAGGGCGACCTGGAAGCAATGTACGCGCCGCGCAAGGTGCGTTTCAGTAAGATGGAACACCCGGCCCTGCACCCGGGCCGCTGCGCCGCGGTCGAGGTGGATGGCGAGCCGGTCGGCTTCATCGGCGAGCTGCACCCGCGCTGGCTGCAGAAGTACGACTTGCCGCAGGCGCCGGTGCTGTTCGAGGTGGACGCCGAGTCGCTGCGCCGCCGCGCCGTGCCGCGCCATGCCGAGATTTCCAAGTTCCCGGGCGCCACGCGCGACCTGGCGCTGGTGGTCAAGCAAGACCTGCCGGCCCAGGCATTGCTGGACGCCTTCGAGACCGAGCTGGCGTCGAACGAGCTCGGCAAACTCGTGCAAGCCGTTGTTTTGTTTGATGAATACCGCGGGAAGGGCCTGCAGGCGGATGAAAAAAGCCTTGCTTTCCGCTTTAGCTTGCAAGATACTCAATCGACGCTGCAGGATGATGCGGTCGAGGCGATCATGACTGCATTGGCTGCCGCGGCACAACAAAATCACGGCGCTGCCTTGCGCGCTTGATGAGAGGTCACGCGCCTTGACGGGCTTTGGCAGGCCGTCGCGCACATCTTGTGCGCGCATGCGGTCGGCCGGGGCCCCATCCAAAACGTTTGAGCTGAAGGTAATCAAAATTAACAACAACGACGTTGATTCCGCCGTATTCCAGGAGGCACTGGCCGCCGACCTGCATCGTGCGATGCATGTGGCCAGGGTACGGCAGGAAGCGGAAAAGGAATTGCCGACCCTGACCAAGGCCGAGCTGGCCGAACTGCTGTTCGAGCAGGTCGGCCTGAACAAGCGCGAAGCCAAGGACATGGTCGAGACGTTCTTCGACGAAATCCGCAATGCCCTGGAGCGCGGCGAAGCGGTCAAGCTGTCCGGCTTCGGCAACTTCCAGTTGCGCGACAAGCCGCAGCGCCCCGGCCGCAATCCCAAAACCGGGGAAGAAATTCCCATCACGGCGCGCCGCGTCGTGACCTTCCACGCCAGCCAGAAGCTCAAGGGCATGGTCGAGGAAGCCAGTCCCTCGAATGCGGGTGCTTCCTCGCTGGCGCGTGCAGCCTGAGCGAGTTGAACCATGAATGACCGACCGAACAAGATGGAACCGACCGTGTTGCCGCCGATCCCGGCCAAGCGCTATTTCACGATCGGCGAAGTCAGCGAATTGTGCGGGGTCAAACCGCATGTCCTGCGTTACTGGGAGCAGGAATTTACTCAACTAAAGCCTGTCAAACGTCGCGGAAACCGTCGTTATTACCAGCACCACGAAGTGCTGTTGATCCGGCGTATCCGCGAGCTGTTGTACGAGCAGGGCTTCACCATCAGCGGCGCCCGCAACCGCCTGGATGGACGCAACGGCCAGGTCGAAGACATCGACACCGCGCCCGAGGTCGCCGCGCTGCCGGCGTTCGAACCCGAGCAGCTGCGCCAGGAATTGCGCGCCATCCTGCACCTGTTGCGTGGCGGTGCGCCGGCTGCCTGAGACCGGTGGCGGCGTCCGGCATGCGCCAATGAACTGCTCGTATAGCTGAATTCAGGCGAAAGAACGCAGGCATGCGAACTCGGGCGTTCGTACTCCTGTTGTTCTGCACCGCGGAGGTGCTAGAATGTCACTTGCGATATGCTGACTCAAGCGCATGACCTAACGGGCGTGAGGTGTCAGCCTCGGCTCTTTCCTGTACCGGGAAAAATCTAAGGGAAGACAATGATACGCGTTGCCATTTGTGACGATCACCAGATAGTTCGAGCAGGTTTCAAACAGATTTTTTCGTCGTCGGGCGATTTCGAAGTCGTCGCCGAAGGCGCAACCGGGCGTGAGGCCCTCGACATCGCACGCCGCGAAATCTGCGATGTCCTGTTGCTGGACATCGCCATGCCGGACCAGAGTGGCATCGACATCCTGCGCACCATCCGCCAGGGCCAGCCCAACCTGCCGGTATTGATCCTGTCCGGCTATCCGGCGCAGCAATATGCGCTGAACCTGTTCAAGATGGGCGCCAACGGCTACCTCAACAAGGAGTGCGAGGCCGACGAACTCAAGACCGCCGTGCGCACCGTCTACCAGGGCCGCCGCTACGTCAGCTCCCAGGTCGGCGAATTGCTGGCACAGAGTTTCGACCGCGATCCCAACACGGCCCTGCACACCGAGCTGTCGGACCGCGAATTCCAGGTGTTCCTGCGCCTGGCCAAGGGCGCGACCGTGTCGGATATCGGCAATGCGCTGTCGCTGTCGATCAAGACCGTGTCGACCTACCGTACCCGCATCATGGAAAAGATGGGCTTGCAGTCGAACAGCGACCTGACCTACTACGCCATGAAGAACAACCTGCTCGACTGAGCAGGCGAGGGCGGCGCCCTGCCGCCCCTGCTGTCCGGCGCCGCGCTCCCGTGCGCCCGGCAGGCACTGCCACCGGACAGGTGGCCGTTTTCTCTCCCAGTTCCCCCGCATCACGTTTCCGCACATTGCCGGCTGTAACGGCGCCATCTCCTCGTTCCCACGCTGCAGGCAGTTTCGGCGTCGCTGTCGCCCTACTGGCGGGCGACCATGGCGGTTCGAATAAGTTCTCATAAAGAATTGTTTATTTCGCGTCGTCACCATGCCACAATCGTCTGCGATCGCTCGCGCGGCGGTTCGATGCAAAATTTTACGGTCTATAATGAACTAGACGAAATGTTGCGCAAAAGGACTATTCGAGGATGTACTTCACCACCGACCCCACGTTCAAGCCCGGGCGCAGTCTTCCGCTCTACCAGACCTTGCTGTGCGTCGTGTGCGTACTGTTCCTCGTATTGAACGGCATCAGCCTGGTGCGCAACCTCGACGAACTGAAGACTGCCAATACCCGGCAGACCCAGGCCGACCGCGTGTCGGCGCGCCTGCAGTATGTGAACCTGCTGGTGATCGATGCCGAAAGCGGCTTGCGCGGCTATTTCCTTTCCGGTTCCGATACCTACCTGGGGCCGCTGCGTACGGCCGCACGGGAATTGCCGCAGGAATTCGGGGGCTTGCAGAAATTGCTGGCCGACGACCCGGCGCAATCGAAAAACCTGGCGCAGCTGCGCGCGCTGGTCACGCGCCGCATCGACCTGATGCATGAAGGCATCCAGGTGTATCGCCAGGGCGGCTTGCCAGACATCGTGGCGATCGCGCGCGCCCAGGAAGACAAGAGCCGCATGGACGAGATCCGCATGCAGGTCGTCATCATGACGGGCGAGCAGAACGAGTTGCTGGCCGCGCGCGGGGCTGCCGTCTACGAACAGTACCGGCGCGCGGTGCTGGTGGGCGTCGGCATCAACCTCGCGGCGCTGGCCGTGCTGGTGCTGTTCTATAACCTGATCCGTCACGGTTTCCGCCTGCGCCTGCGCGCCGAACATGCGCTGCAGCGGACCAACGACGGGCTGGAGCAACTGGTGGCGGCGCGCACCGAACAACTGTCGGTATTGTCGCGCCACCTGATCCGCGTGGCGGAAGACGAAAAGGCGCGCCTGGCGCGCGAACTGCACGACGAGATGGGCGCCAACCTGACCGCCATCGGCATGTACCTGGCGACCGTCGGCGAGCAATTGAAACCGACCCATGCCGAGCAGGCCGCGATGCTGGGCCGCGCCCGCGCCACGCTGGTCGACACGATCGAGCTCAAGCGCCGCATCATCGAGGACTTGCGCCCGAGCCTGCTGGACAACATGGGCCTGGCGGCGGCCATCCAGAGCTATTGCGACGATTTCGGCCGCGTCACCGGCATCGATTGCGAAGCGCTGATCGATGGCGACGTCGATGGCGCCGGATCGATGCAGGCGATCGCGCTGTTCCGCATCACGCAGGAATCGCTCAACAATATCGCCAAGTATGCGCAGGCGCGCACCGTCATCGTGCACCTGGCGCGCGAGGGCGAAGCCTTGGCGCTGGAAGTCAGCGACGACGGGGTCGGCATTCCGCCGGATGCGATGCGGCGTCCCAAGTCGCATGGCCTGCTCGGCATGCGCGAACGTGCGTTGCTGCTGGGCGGCACCCTGCAGGTGGGGCGCGGCGTGAACGGCATCGGCACCAGCGTGCATGCCTGCGTGCCGATGGTGGCGTCCGGTACCGACGCCGCCGTCGCCGGAGGCGAGGTGCTTTCGGCGGCGCCGCTGGTACGGGCCGCGGCCATGCCGGCGCAGAAACAGGACGGCAATGCGGCGGCGCAGGCGGGCGCTGCATCGTTGGTGGAACCGGGAATGGAATTGCAATTGGCGCTCGGCTCGGG
The genomic region above belongs to Massilia forsythiae and contains:
- the pheT gene encoding phenylalanine--tRNA ligase subunit beta, whose translation is MQFSENWLRSMVDPKMNSDELAHLLTMSGLEVEEVEAVAPPFSNVVVAEVKEVAKHPNADRLNVCQVDVGSGTLLNIVCGAPNVRAGMKAICAKAGAVLPPGADGKPFEIKVGKLRGVESQGMMCSAKELKISEESAGLMELPEDAPVGQNIRDYLGLNDLKFTIKLTPNKADCLSVLGVAREVSALTGSPLNLPAFRPVPVTTDETLPVKISAPDLCGRFTGRVIRGLNARAATPEWMKRRLERSGQRSLSALVDISNYVMLEVGRPSHVFDLDKIHGSLDVRWGRKGESLKLLNGNTVEVDEWIGVIADDREIESLAGIMGGDATAVSLDTADIYLEAAFWWPNAIQGRARRYNFSTDAAHRFERGVDYATTIEHIERLTALIVEICGTGETQVGPIDDQVANLPQRKQVALRTARAAKVIGVPLTDDQVADIFTRLNLSFTREPGAFLVTAPSYRFDIEIEEDLIEEVARVYGFENIPALPPTAPSAMLVEPEDTRSLFAIRHQLADLGYQEVVNMSFVEQGWEADFAANADPIRLQNPIASQLSVMRSSLVGSLVANVRYNLNRKAGRVRVFEVGAVFLRNAQAVDGALSVAGFDQPKRVAAIAYGAALDEQWGDKARAVDFFDVKGDLEAMYAPRKVRFSKMEHPALHPGRCAAVEVDGEPVGFIGELHPRWLQKYDLPQAPVLFEVDAESLRRRAVPRHAEISKFPGATRDLALVVKQDLPAQALLDAFETELASNELGKLVQAVVLFDEYRGKGLQADEKSLAFRFSLQDTQSTLQDDAVEAIMTALAAAAQQNHGAALRA
- a CDS encoding integration host factor subunit alpha, whose translation is MRSAGAPSKTFELKVIKINNNDVDSAVFQEALAADLHRAMHVARVRQEAEKELPTLTKAELAELLFEQVGLNKREAKDMVETFFDEIRNALERGEAVKLSGFGNFQLRDKPQRPGRNPKTGEEIPITARRVVTFHASQKLKGMVEEASPSNAGASSLARAA
- a CDS encoding MerR family transcriptional regulator, which gives rise to MNDRPNKMEPTVLPPIPAKRYFTIGEVSELCGVKPHVLRYWEQEFTQLKPVKRRGNRRYYQHHEVLLIRRIRELLYEQGFTISGARNRLDGRNGQVEDIDTAPEVAALPAFEPEQLRQELRAILHLLRGGAPAA
- a CDS encoding response regulator: MIRVAICDDHQIVRAGFKQIFSSSGDFEVVAEGATGREALDIARREICDVLLLDIAMPDQSGIDILRTIRQGQPNLPVLILSGYPAQQYALNLFKMGANGYLNKECEADELKTAVRTVYQGRRYVSSQVGELLAQSFDRDPNTALHTELSDREFQVFLRLAKGATVSDIGNALSLSIKTVSTYRTRIMEKMGLQSNSDLTYYAMKNNLLD
- a CDS encoding sensor histidine kinase, coding for MYFTTDPTFKPGRSLPLYQTLLCVVCVLFLVLNGISLVRNLDELKTANTRQTQADRVSARLQYVNLLVIDAESGLRGYFLSGSDTYLGPLRTAARELPQEFGGLQKLLADDPAQSKNLAQLRALVTRRIDLMHEGIQVYRQGGLPDIVAIARAQEDKSRMDEIRMQVVIMTGEQNELLAARGAAVYEQYRRAVLVGVGINLAALAVLVLFYNLIRHGFRLRLRAEHALQRTNDGLEQLVAARTEQLSVLSRHLIRVAEDEKARLARELHDEMGANLTAIGMYLATVGEQLKPTHAEQAAMLGRARATLVDTIELKRRIIEDLRPSLLDNMGLAAAIQSYCDDFGRVTGIDCEALIDGDVDGAGSMQAIALFRITQESLNNIAKYAQARTVIVHLAREGEALALEVSDDGVGIPPDAMRRPKSHGLLGMRERALLLGGTLQVGRGVNGIGTSVHACVPMVASGTDAAVAGGEVLSAAPLVRAAAMPAQKQDGNAAAQAGAASLVEPGMELQLALGSGTAAH